The following proteins come from a genomic window of Pseudomonas sp. WJP1:
- a CDS encoding aldehyde dehydrogenase family protein has product MDTIVKNYLQKFGISEATQTFLGKAQKMFIGGAWVDASDGQTSAVIEPSTEGLITRIPMGTTEDLDRAVQAARAQFDGGEWSQAKPAQRERLIQRLADLIEQNAAELAQIESIDMGKSVAFARDVDIQGTVDTLRYFAGWATKLHGRTVEPSLPGNYLAYTRKEAVGVVGAIVPWNFPLQTMAWKLGAALATGCTVVVKPAELTSLSALRFAELVQEAGIPDGVINIVTGRGSVVGAAMTTHPGIDKLTFTGSTPVGLTVGRAALDDMKRLTLELGGKSPVIVFADADIPAAAQAVANGVFFNSGQVCDAGTRAYIHSSVHDEFLRELIAYTRTLKMAPGLDPDCFIGPLVSALQKQRVTEYIETGKAEGAELVYGGQPVDGPGFFVEPTIFANCRNDMRIVQEEIFGPVLVTAPFDDEEEALALANDSPFGLAAALYSNDLGKVHSLIPRLKAGSVYVNAHGTLDPSMPFGGYKQSGFGKDLGAEQLDYLLETKAVWITLPG; this is encoded by the coding sequence ATGGACACGATCGTCAAGAATTACCTGCAGAAGTTCGGCATCAGCGAAGCCACCCAGACCTTCCTCGGCAAAGCGCAAAAGATGTTCATTGGCGGCGCCTGGGTCGACGCCAGCGACGGCCAGACGTCCGCAGTCATCGAGCCCTCGACCGAAGGCCTGATCACCCGCATTCCCATGGGCACCACTGAAGACCTGGACCGCGCCGTGCAAGCCGCCCGTGCGCAGTTCGACGGTGGCGAATGGAGCCAGGCCAAACCGGCGCAACGCGAACGCCTGATCCAGCGCCTGGCGGACTTGATCGAACAGAACGCCGCGGAACTTGCGCAAATCGAATCGATCGACATGGGCAAGTCAGTCGCCTTCGCCAGGGACGTCGATATCCAGGGTACCGTCGATACCCTGCGTTACTTCGCCGGGTGGGCCACCAAGCTCCACGGGCGCACCGTCGAGCCGTCGCTGCCGGGCAATTACCTGGCCTATACCCGCAAGGAAGCGGTGGGCGTGGTCGGCGCCATCGTGCCGTGGAACTTCCCGCTGCAAACCATGGCCTGGAAACTCGGCGCGGCGCTGGCCACCGGTTGCACAGTGGTCGTCAAGCCCGCCGAGCTGACCTCGCTGTCGGCCCTGCGTTTCGCTGAGCTGGTGCAGGAAGCGGGCATTCCCGACGGCGTGATCAACATCGTCACCGGGCGCGGCAGCGTGGTCGGCGCAGCCATGACCACCCACCCCGGCATCGACAAATTGACTTTCACCGGTTCGACCCCGGTAGGCCTTACCGTTGGCCGCGCGGCGCTGGACGACATGAAGCGGCTGACCCTTGAGCTCGGCGGAAAGTCGCCGGTCATCGTGTTTGCCGATGCCGACATTCCGGCCGCGGCACAAGCGGTCGCCAATGGCGTGTTTTTCAACTCCGGGCAGGTATGCGATGCCGGCACGCGGGCTTATATTCATAGCAGCGTCCATGACGAATTCCTGCGTGAACTGATCGCCTACACACGCACCCTGAAAATGGCCCCGGGCCTGGACCCGGACTGCTTCATCGGCCCACTGGTCTCGGCCCTGCAAAAGCAGCGCGTGACCGAGTACATCGAGACCGGCAAGGCCGAAGGCGCCGAGCTGGTCTACGGCGGCCAACCGGTCGATGGCCCTGGCTTCTTCGTCGAGCCGACCATCTTCGCCAACTGCCGCAACGACATGCGCATCGTCCAGGAAGAGATCTTCGGCCCGGTGCTGGTCACCGCTCCCTTCGACGATGAGGAAGAGGCGCTGGCCCTGGCCAATGACTCGCCCTTTGGCCTGGCGGCAGCCCTGTATTCCAACGACCTGGGCAAGGTGCACAGCCTGATACCCCGCCTCAAGGCCGGCTCGGTCTACGTCAACGCCCACGGCACCCTCGACCCGTCGATGCCGTTCGGTGGCTACAAGCAGTCCGGGTTCGGCAAGGACCTGGGCGCCGAGCAGCTCGATTACCTGCTCGAAACGAAGGCGGTGTGGATCACGCTGCCAGGCTGA
- the speB gene encoding agmatinase, protein MSNNGYESGRLNLPFVGHCTFGKSPVCTDWDALDADVAVLGVPNDMGTQWRSGARFGPRGIREASTLFSFGHAGAYDHEDDVMYLTASDVRMVDVGDADIVHTDMETSNKNTEYAVRKILDAGVMPVVLGGDHSVHAPVIKAFEGRGPIHIIHFDAHLDFVDERHGVRYGHGNPLRRASEMNHIVGMTQMGIRNVSSSNRDDYEAAHEAGSKILSVRDVRRLGVEGVLALIPQNINYYITIDIDGFDPSIAPGTGTPSHGGFLYYEVLEIIQALAKRSKGNIVGMDLVEVAPVYDPTGMTSILAAQLLLNSIGFIFHERGKVRAAAESETSPA, encoded by the coding sequence ATGTCGAACAACGGTTATGAATCCGGTCGCCTGAACCTGCCATTCGTAGGTCATTGCACCTTTGGCAAATCCCCGGTGTGCACCGATTGGGACGCGCTGGATGCCGACGTCGCGGTGCTTGGCGTACCCAATGACATGGGCACCCAGTGGCGCTCCGGGGCACGCTTCGGACCACGCGGGATTCGTGAAGCATCGACGCTGTTTTCCTTCGGCCACGCCGGCGCCTATGACCACGAAGATGACGTGATGTACCTGACGGCGTCAGACGTGCGCATGGTCGACGTCGGTGATGCCGACATCGTCCACACCGACATGGAAACCAGTAACAAGAACACCGAATACGCCGTGCGCAAGATTCTCGATGCCGGTGTGATGCCGGTGGTGCTGGGCGGCGATCACTCGGTGCACGCGCCGGTGATCAAGGCCTTCGAAGGCCGCGGCCCGATCCATATCATCCACTTCGATGCACACCTGGATTTCGTCGACGAGCGCCATGGCGTGCGTTACGGCCACGGCAACCCGCTGCGCCGCGCCTCGGAAATGAACCACATTGTCGGCATGACCCAGATGGGTATCCGCAACGTCTCGTCGTCCAACCGCGACGACTACGAAGCGGCCCACGAAGCCGGTTCGAAGATCCTCTCGGTGCGCGATGTGCGTCGCCTCGGCGTCGAAGGCGTACTGGCGCTGATCCCGCAGAACATCAACTACTACATCACCATCGACATCGACGGTTTCGACCCGTCCATCGCCCCCGGCACCGGCACCCCGAGCCACGGCGGCTTCCTCTACTACGAAGTGCTGGAAATCATCCAGGCCCTGGCCAAGCGCAGCAAAGGCAACATTGTCGGCATGGACCTGGTGGAGGTTGCACCGGTGTATGACCCGACCGGCATGACCTCGATTCTTGCCGCGCAGCTGCTGCTCAACAGCATCGGTTTCATCTTCCATGAGCGAGGAAAGGTACGAGCGGCCGCTGAAAGCGAAACCTCTCCAGCCTGA
- a CDS encoding purine-cytosine permease family protein: protein MNTNAKSATSVSSLDDKSVVEGHSIDFIPENERTDKLSSQGPFWFLGNFTFFTMTIGFVGPSVGLTALWTTLAGTLGIMFGTLFMAFHGSQGPHLGLPQMIQSRAQFGYRGVILVLLATLFVFAGFNIVNLVLMMQGLHTLFGFNPAVIAVAVTIPAAVLAILGHDWMHRSFKWALYLSLPLYGLVTLAVLMGWVPDAVLPALAEGEAAPAPLGFNWTGFIAQFAAAASYNIAYAPYVSDYSRYLPKNTSSGKLIAVVFLGASLSGAWMISVGGWLADHLHSTDVLVALGQVGNTVSPLMGTAVVVVTILAFLPVIAMNIYSAKLTTLTCVDSIKHIEPTRKARILAIAFVILLQLGVALSIQSSGKGLSVLGIYLVVMLYFLVPWTSVNLTDYFFVRKGRYAIPHFFMPHGNIYGSWGLRGIVAYAIGFISMIPFFYIYDGVEQREVYVGPLAKALGSIDIAWLVGLIVSGLAYYWLSRSIDLKREEAVIQQIEKTSPQYTTGDTLTHKQQPRPVFTESTVGR from the coding sequence ATGAACACTAACGCCAAGTCCGCCACGAGTGTCTCTTCCCTCGACGACAAGTCCGTCGTCGAGGGGCATTCGATTGACTTCATCCCCGAGAACGAGCGCACCGACAAACTGTCGAGCCAGGGCCCGTTCTGGTTCCTCGGCAATTTCACCTTCTTCACCATGACCATCGGCTTCGTCGGCCCCAGCGTCGGCCTGACCGCGCTCTGGACCACACTCGCCGGCACCCTGGGCATCATGTTCGGCACGCTGTTCATGGCGTTTCACGGTTCGCAGGGCCCGCACCTCGGCCTGCCGCAGATGATCCAGTCCCGTGCGCAGTTCGGTTACCGCGGCGTGATCCTGGTGCTTTTGGCAACGCTGTTCGTGTTCGCCGGGTTCAACATCGTCAATCTGGTGCTGATGATGCAGGGCCTGCACACGCTGTTCGGTTTCAACCCCGCGGTGATCGCGGTGGCGGTGACCATCCCGGCGGCGGTGTTGGCGATCCTCGGCCATGACTGGATGCACCGCAGCTTCAAATGGGCGTTGTACCTGTCGTTGCCGCTGTACGGCCTGGTGACCCTGGCGGTGTTGATGGGCTGGGTGCCGGATGCCGTGTTGCCGGCGCTCGCCGAGGGCGAAGCGGCCCCGGCGCCGCTGGGCTTCAACTGGACCGGTTTCATCGCGCAGTTCGCGGCGGCGGCGAGTTACAACATCGCCTATGCCCCGTACGTGTCGGACTACTCGCGTTACCTGCCGAAGAACACCTCCAGCGGCAAGCTGATCGCCGTGGTGTTTCTCGGGGCGTCGTTGTCCGGTGCGTGGATGATCTCCGTCGGTGGCTGGCTGGCCGATCACCTGCATTCGACCGATGTGCTGGTGGCCTTGGGTCAAGTCGGCAACACCGTGTCGCCGCTGATGGGCACCGCGGTCGTGGTGGTGACCATCCTGGCTTTCCTGCCGGTGATCGCGATGAACATCTACAGCGCCAAGCTGACGACCCTGACCTGTGTCGATTCGATCAAGCACATCGAGCCGACCCGCAAGGCGCGGATCCTCGCCATCGCTTTCGTGATCCTGCTGCAACTGGGCGTGGCCCTGAGCATCCAGAGTTCCGGCAAAGGCCTGTCGGTGCTCGGCATCTACCTGGTGGTGATGCTGTACTTCCTGGTGCCCTGGACCTCGGTCAACCTCACGGACTACTTCTTCGTGCGCAAGGGCCGCTACGCCATCCCGCACTTCTTCATGCCCCACGGCAACATCTACGGCAGCTGGGGCTTGCGCGGCATCGTCGCCTACGCCATCGGCTTCATCTCGATGATTCCGTTCTTCTACATCTACGACGGCGTCGAACAACGCGAAGTGTATGTCGGCCCGCTGGCCAAGGCCCTGGGCAGCATCGACATCGCCTGGCTGGTGGGGCTGATCGTTTCGGGGCTGGCGTACTACTGGCTGAGCCGCTCGATTGACCTCAAACGCGAAGAAGCGGTGATCCAGCAGATCGAAAAGACCTCCCCGCAATACACCACCGGCGACACGTTGACCCACAAACAGCAACCACGGCCGGTATTCACTGAATCGACGGTCGGGAGATAG
- a CDS encoding LysR family transcriptional regulator: MIQLHDVDLKLLRVFATIVRCGGFSAAQAALNAGQSTISEQMTHLETRLGVKLCQRGRSGFRLTEQGVAIHEATQRLLSAVENFCMDADVLKQHISGKLNLGIIDTTITDPDSPIPRTTQRFVSRGHDVHLNVYVGTPAELEERVLDGRLHLAIGHFPIHVPGLLQAPLYQEALGLYCGRRHPLYGSNAEGAELLEEIGAGRIVVRGYMQQYDLEHLGVNKAAATVDNIEASAILIISGAYMGFLPEHFAAQWLKSGEMHQLGPASLRLKSPFDVITRRGVAPPPILQAFLEDLAASARKTASG; the protein is encoded by the coding sequence ATGATCCAGCTGCACGATGTCGACCTGAAACTGCTCAGGGTATTTGCCACGATTGTCCGCTGCGGCGGTTTCTCGGCCGCCCAGGCGGCGTTGAACGCCGGGCAGTCGACCATCAGCGAACAGATGACCCACCTGGAAACCCGCCTCGGCGTCAAACTCTGCCAGCGCGGGCGCAGCGGCTTCCGCCTGACCGAGCAAGGGGTGGCGATTCACGAAGCCACCCAGCGCCTGCTATCGGCGGTGGAAAATTTCTGCATGGACGCCGACGTGCTCAAGCAGCACATCAGCGGCAAGCTCAACCTGGGGATCATCGACACCACCATCACCGACCCCGATTCGCCGATCCCGCGCACCACCCAGCGCTTCGTCTCGCGCGGGCATGACGTGCACCTGAACGTGTACGTCGGCACTCCAGCAGAACTCGAAGAACGGGTGCTCGACGGCCGCCTGCACCTGGCCATCGGGCACTTCCCGATCCATGTCCCGGGCCTGCTGCAAGCGCCGCTGTATCAGGAGGCGCTGGGCTTGTACTGCGGGCGCCGACATCCGCTGTACGGAAGCAATGCCGAAGGTGCCGAGCTGCTTGAAGAAATCGGCGCGGGCCGCATCGTCGTGCGCGGCTACATGCAGCAATACGACCTGGAACACCTGGGCGTGAACAAGGCGGCGGCCACCGTGGACAACATCGAGGCCTCGGCGATCCTGATCATCTCCGGCGCCTACATGGGCTTTTTGCCGGAGCACTTCGCCGCCCAGTGGCTCAAGTCAGGGGAGATGCATCAACTGGGTCCGGCGAGCCTGCGCCTGAAGTCGCCGTTCGACGTGATCACCCGGCGCGGCGTGGCGCCGCCGCCGATCCTCCAGGCGTTCCTCGAGGACCTGGCCGCCAGCGCGCGCAAAACCGCCAGCGGATGA
- a CDS encoding sigma-54-dependent transcriptional regulator, translating into MRIHVTFIDRVGITQEVLALLGGRSFNLDAVEMVPPNVYIDAPTLGTEVLEELREALFGVRGVQAVTMVDILPGQRRRLQLDALLAASSDPVLAVDDRGHVLLANPALIALCGREPAGESLGTLFDDADLQRTLIAHHFRLPMHEVSLGGHTLLLDAMPITDAGALLTLYQPNRIGERLSALHHDHAEGFDALLGESPPIRSLKARAQRVAALDAPLLIQGETGTGKELVARACHAISGRREKPFLALNCAALPESLAESELFGYAPGAFTGAQRGGKLGLLELADQGTVFLDEVGEMSPYLQAKLLRFLSDGCFRRVGGDREVKVNVRILSATHRDLEKMVGEGHFREDLFYRLNVLNLQVPPLRERGHDILLMAQHFMQQACAQIQRPVCRLAPSTFPALLGNRWPGNVRQLQNVIFRAAAICENPLVDIDDLDIARTAVERRNDGEVGSLEEAVEGFEKNLLEQLYRSYPSSRLLAARLQTSHSAIAIRLRKYGIPNKS; encoded by the coding sequence ATGCGCATCCACGTCACCTTCATCGACCGCGTCGGTATCACCCAGGAAGTACTCGCCCTGCTCGGCGGGCGCAGCTTCAATCTGGACGCCGTGGAGATGGTGCCGCCGAACGTCTACATCGACGCCCCGACCCTGGGCACCGAGGTGCTGGAAGAGTTGCGCGAGGCCCTGTTCGGCGTGCGCGGCGTGCAGGCGGTGACCATGGTCGACATCCTTCCCGGGCAACGTCGGCGCCTGCAACTGGATGCCTTGCTCGCCGCCAGTTCCGACCCGGTGCTGGCGGTCGATGATCGTGGGCACGTGCTGCTGGCCAACCCGGCATTGATCGCCCTGTGCGGTCGCGAACCGGCCGGTGAATCGTTGGGCACGCTGTTCGACGACGCCGACTTGCAACGCACCTTGATCGCCCACCATTTTCGCCTGCCCATGCACGAGGTCAGCCTCGGCGGCCACACCTTGCTGCTCGATGCCATGCCGATCACCGACGCCGGCGCCCTGCTCACCCTCTATCAACCGAACCGCATCGGCGAACGCCTCTCGGCACTGCACCATGACCACGCCGAAGGTTTCGATGCGCTGCTCGGCGAGTCGCCGCCGATCCGCTCGCTCAAGGCCCGCGCGCAACGGGTGGCGGCCCTCGACGCACCGCTGTTGATCCAGGGCGAAACCGGCACCGGCAAGGAGCTGGTGGCCCGCGCCTGTCACGCAATCAGCGGTCGCCGTGAAAAACCGTTCCTGGCCCTGAACTGTGCGGCGTTGCCGGAGAGCCTGGCCGAAAGCGAGCTGTTCGGCTACGCCCCCGGCGCGTTCACCGGGGCGCAACGGGGCGGCAAGCTCGGGCTGCTGGAACTGGCGGACCAGGGCACGGTGTTCCTCGACGAAGTCGGCGAGATGTCGCCGTACCTGCAAGCCAAGCTGCTGCGCTTTTTGAGCGATGGCTGCTTCCGTCGGGTCGGTGGCGATCGTGAGGTCAAGGTCAATGTGCGGATCCTCAGCGCGACCCACCGTGACCTGGAAAAAATGGTCGGCGAAGGACACTTTCGCGAAGACCTGTTCTACCGCCTCAATGTCCTCAACCTGCAAGTACCGCCGCTGCGCGAACGTGGCCACGACATCCTGTTGATGGCCCAGCACTTCATGCAGCAGGCTTGCGCGCAGATCCAGCGCCCGGTCTGTCGCCTGGCGCCCAGCACCTTTCCCGCCCTGCTCGGCAACCGCTGGCCGGGTAACGTGCGGCAACTGCAAAACGTGATCTTTCGCGCTGCGGCGATCTGCGAAAACCCGCTGGTGGACATCGACGACCTCGACATCGCCAGGACCGCTGTGGAGCGCCGAAACGATGGCGAGGTGGGCAGCCTTGAGGAGGCTGTCGAAGGGTTTGAAAAGAATCTGCTGGAGCAGCTTTATCGCAGTTATCCATCCAGCCGATTGCTGGCTGCACGTTTGCAAACATCCCATAGTGCGATAGCCATTCGGCTGCGCAAATACGGGATTCCCAACAAGTCCTGA